In the genome of Paenibacillus sp. FSL R5-0766, one region contains:
- a CDS encoding MurR/RpiR family transcriptional regulator, which yields MKGGLVRLRALMDDLTPSERKIGAYILDHPQETVQSSVAQLSERSGGSPAAIIRLCKSLGVTGFQELKLKIAGDLQTSEPYQYTEIRPQDSMESIIQHVSANNIQSVKDTVHILDPRLVEKAVDVLHQANRIFFYGVGASNLIALDAHYKFMRINRTSFSFADPHMQISSATTLREDDAVVCISYSGETSNVISCLKHAHDGGAATISITKWGSNTLSSMADVPLMITSTESDIRSGATSSRIAQLNVIDILYLAIASRDYNQSVEYLEKSRQAILEHK from the coding sequence ATGAAAGGTGGACTTGTACGTTTACGCGCATTAATGGATGACTTGACCCCGTCCGAACGGAAGATCGGAGCTTATATTCTCGATCACCCGCAAGAAACTGTTCAATCCTCGGTGGCCCAGTTGTCTGAACGGAGTGGAGGCAGCCCAGCTGCCATTATCCGTCTCTGCAAATCACTGGGTGTAACGGGTTTTCAGGAGCTGAAGCTGAAGATTGCCGGAGATTTGCAGACGAGTGAGCCATATCAATATACGGAGATTCGTCCCCAGGACTCCATGGAGAGCATTATTCAGCATGTGTCCGCAAACAATATTCAGTCGGTGAAGGATACGGTTCATATTCTGGACCCACGTCTGGTGGAAAAAGCCGTGGACGTGCTTCATCAGGCAAACCGGATCTTTTTCTATGGAGTAGGGGCCTCCAATCTGATTGCGCTGGATGCACATTACAAGTTCATGCGAATCAATCGCACAAGCTTTTCGTTCGCCGATCCGCATATGCAGATTTCGTCCGCAACGACGCTTCGTGAAGATGATGCGGTGGTATGTATCTCGTATTCAGGGGAGACGTCGAACGTAATCTCCTGTCTCAAGCATGCTCATGATGGTGGTGCAGCGACAATCAGCATTACCAAGTGGGGCAGCAATACACTCAGTAGTATGGCAGATGTGCCCCTGATGATTACTTCCACCGAAAGTGATATTCGAAGCGGAGCAACTTCGTCACGGATTGCACAACTGAACGTGATCGATATTTTGTATCTGGCGATTGCCAGTCGGGATTACAACCAGTCGGTGGAGTATTTGGAGAAGAGCCGACAGGCTATTCTGGAGCACAAGTGA
- a CDS encoding ABC transporter substrate-binding protein, which produces MLGMKTRKKSAMLLLTAVMSISLFGCSTGNSTTGNAAQPAGEGNTAAAAETTKPAGGKLVLYSAGPQKLADNIVSGFTDKTGIEVEMFQGTTGKILARMEAEKSNPVADVVILASLPSAQALKADGLTMPYPDAANADKLNKDWSDAEGNYFSSSASALGIVYNTKLVSTPPTSWAELATPAWKDAVNIPDPTLSGSALDFITGYLSANGEKGWNLLSAYKANGVAMAGANQEALDPVITGAKSIVAAGVDYMAYSSKAKGEPLDIVYPEEGTVISPRPAAILKSSPNVENAKAFIDYLLSDEAQKLVADAYLIPGREDIEATNRANVKDIPQLKVDWNWMSEHGEETAARFSETFK; this is translated from the coding sequence ATGTTGGGTATGAAAACACGGAAAAAGAGCGCAATGCTGTTATTAACAGCGGTAATGAGTATCAGTTTGTTCGGATGTAGCACAGGGAACTCAACTACAGGTAACGCGGCACAACCTGCAGGTGAAGGAAACACAGCAGCGGCGGCGGAAACAACGAAACCGGCTGGCGGCAAGTTGGTATTGTACAGTGCTGGCCCACAGAAGCTGGCGGATAATATCGTGAGCGGATTTACAGACAAAACAGGGATCGAAGTTGAGATGTTCCAGGGAACAACAGGCAAAATTCTGGCTCGTATGGAAGCAGAGAAATCCAATCCGGTTGCAGACGTTGTGATCCTGGCCTCTTTACCTTCTGCACAGGCTCTGAAAGCCGATGGACTGACTATGCCTTACCCGGACGCAGCCAATGCAGACAAGCTGAACAAGGATTGGTCGGATGCAGAGGGCAACTATTTCAGTAGCAGTGCTTCCGCACTGGGTATTGTGTATAACACCAAACTGGTATCTACACCACCAACAAGTTGGGCAGAGCTTGCTACGCCTGCATGGAAAGATGCAGTAAACATTCCCGACCCTACATTATCAGGTTCAGCACTCGACTTCATCACAGGGTACCTGAGTGCGAATGGTGAAAAAGGATGGAATCTGCTGAGTGCCTATAAAGCCAATGGTGTAGCGATGGCAGGCGCCAATCAGGAAGCATTGGATCCGGTCATTACGGGTGCTAAAAGCATCGTAGCGGCAGGTGTGGACTACATGGCGTATTCCTCCAAGGCAAAAGGCGAACCACTGGATATCGTATATCCTGAGGAAGGCACGGTAATCAGCCCAAGACCGGCAGCGATTCTGAAATCCAGCCCAAATGTAGAGAATGCCAAAGCGTTCATTGACTACTTGTTGTCCGATGAAGCACAGAAGCTCGTTGCAGATGCCTATTTGATCCCAGGCCGCGAAGACATTGAAGCGACTAACCGTGCCAATGTGAAGGATATTCCACAGCTTAAAGTGGATTGGAACTGGATGAGCGAACATGGCGAAGAGACAGCAGCGCGTTTTTCAGAGACTTTTAAGTAA
- a CDS encoding anhydro-N-acetylmuramic acid kinase, which produces MNTGSYPMWEKYRLKQEHLVIGLMSGTSLDGTDAALVRIQTDMSGALQQIELVDFVCVPYSNGLRDVLIRLCSPGTARVDELTAAHFGISEWYAHSVTELMQSAGISTQQVDVISMHGQTVWHAPVASAFPGPTGASIDVVSTLQIGECAVVRERTGLPVIGNLRARDMAAGGEGAPLTPYADALMFRSPTEGRLVQNIGGIGNVTVLPSESSTEGISAFDTGPGNMVMDAIVRQATDGRQHYDPNGSIAAQGKVDQGLVDLCLEDEYFKRLPPKSTGREVYGAAYAVRLMEMAAKRSLSLEDTLATATCLTAETIVRAVKDFILPKVQISAMLACGGGTSNATLMEMIRQRLPEDIRLERTADYGIPDDAREAIGFALLGHEALMGRTNTLPAVTGAKHAVISGNLTL; this is translated from the coding sequence ATGAATACAGGCAGCTATCCGATGTGGGAGAAGTATCGTTTGAAGCAGGAGCATCTGGTCATCGGACTAATGTCAGGAACGTCACTTGATGGAACAGATGCGGCACTAGTGCGTATTCAAACCGATATGAGCGGGGCATTACAGCAGATCGAGCTGGTTGATTTTGTCTGTGTGCCTTATTCGAATGGATTGAGAGACGTACTGATCCGGTTATGTTCACCGGGGACGGCGCGTGTCGACGAGCTGACAGCCGCGCATTTTGGTATATCGGAGTGGTATGCGCATAGTGTTACGGAACTGATGCAGTCTGCCGGTATTTCAACGCAGCAGGTGGATGTGATCAGCATGCATGGACAGACGGTATGGCATGCTCCTGTAGCATCTGCATTTCCAGGGCCAACGGGAGCAAGTATTGATGTGGTATCGACATTGCAGATCGGTGAATGTGCTGTCGTTCGAGAACGGACTGGACTGCCAGTGATTGGAAACTTGCGAGCAAGGGATATGGCGGCTGGTGGGGAAGGTGCCCCGCTTACGCCTTATGCGGATGCTCTGATGTTCCGAAGCCCGACGGAAGGGCGGCTGGTGCAGAATATCGGTGGCATTGGCAATGTGACGGTGCTTCCCTCCGAGTCATCTACCGAAGGTATTTCGGCATTTGATACGGGACCGGGTAATATGGTGATGGACGCCATTGTGCGTCAGGCAACGGATGGGCGGCAGCATTATGATCCGAATGGAAGTATTGCCGCACAGGGGAAGGTCGATCAGGGTCTGGTAGACCTGTGTTTGGAGGATGAGTATTTCAAAAGACTTCCACCGAAAAGTACCGGGCGAGAAGTATATGGAGCCGCGTATGCAGTGAGACTGATGGAGATGGCCGCAAAGCGTTCCTTATCTCTTGAAGATACGCTGGCTACTGCCACCTGTCTGACCGCGGAAACTATCGTGCGTGCAGTGAAGGATTTTATCCTGCCCAAGGTGCAAATATCGGCCATGCTCGCGTGCGGTGGTGGCACTTCCAATGCCACGTTAATGGAGATGATCCGTCAGAGACTACCTGAGGATATCCGTTTAGAACGAACAGCAGATTATGGCATACCCGATGATGCTCGGGAAGCCATTGGATTTGCTCTACTTGGCCATGAGGCACTTATGGGAAGAACCAATACACTCCCGGCAGTAACCGGCGCGAAACACGCCGTAATCTCAGGCAATCTCACACTCTAG
- a CDS encoding iron ABC transporter permease, whose translation MPLLLIFWQSVYPDGQWDWMAPIRTITGHHLSGVLLNSVWLGICVVAVTTLLALPLAWMMAKTRMGEHRWVDVILMIPFMTPPYIGSMGWILFMQKGGYLQQWVPSSAGWSELFFSFWGMVLIMSLHLFPFLYLLLRDALIRIGGNLEEAGAVHGARAGYRFRRIILPLLLSSYGMGIMLVFVKTIAEFGTPATFGRKIGYYVMTSEIHKYISSWPIDFGKATSLASVLLSVCLVMWYMQSAMSRKFTYRLVGGKGQRSKRYSLRGGAGWLCGVYLAILLILSIGIPYFSIIAASTMKLRGSGIAFDNLTLDHYKELLSWGSVSMKAIGNSLGLSLAASTVAVIIGTGFALAIGRSSSFMQRVIDLFSLLPNTVPGIVMVVGLILFWNSPWMPVTLYNTYGMVVLTYVVLFLPYTVQYVKSSFTQIDGTLFQAGQVFGGKPLYILRRILIPLILPGMLAGWMMTFTIATRELVGSLLILPPSMQTSATYIFAQFEQGQVSLGMAMAVVTVGMTVLMLLGIELLNSKRKWNAS comes from the coding sequence ATGCCGCTCTTGCTGATCTTCTGGCAAAGTGTGTATCCGGACGGGCAGTGGGATTGGATGGCTCCGATTCGCACGATTACAGGTCATCATCTATCAGGTGTATTGCTGAACTCCGTCTGGCTTGGTATCTGCGTTGTAGCGGTAACCACGCTGCTGGCGCTACCGCTGGCCTGGATGATGGCGAAGACCCGAATGGGCGAGCATCGCTGGGTGGATGTGATCCTGATGATTCCGTTCATGACCCCGCCGTATATCGGCTCGATGGGCTGGATTCTGTTTATGCAAAAAGGGGGATACCTTCAGCAATGGGTGCCATCATCTGCGGGCTGGAGTGAGCTGTTCTTCAGCTTCTGGGGCATGGTGCTCATTATGAGCTTGCACCTGTTCCCATTCCTGTATCTGCTGCTTCGGGATGCATTGATCCGAATCGGTGGCAATCTGGAAGAAGCGGGAGCTGTGCACGGTGCACGTGCGGGGTATCGTTTCAGACGTATTATTTTACCCCTGTTGTTGTCGTCTTACGGCATGGGAATCATGCTGGTCTTTGTCAAAACGATTGCGGAATTCGGAACACCGGCAACCTTCGGGCGCAAGATTGGCTATTATGTCATGACCTCCGAAATTCATAAGTACATCTCCAGTTGGCCGATTGACTTCGGCAAGGCGACTTCGCTGGCATCGGTGCTGTTGTCCGTCTGTCTGGTGATGTGGTACATGCAGTCTGCCATGAGCCGGAAGTTCACGTATCGTCTGGTGGGTGGCAAAGGGCAACGTTCGAAGCGATATTCTCTTCGTGGCGGAGCAGGATGGTTGTGCGGGGTGTATCTTGCAATCCTGTTGATCCTGTCGATAGGTATCCCGTATTTCTCCATCATCGCCGCTTCGACCATGAAGTTACGGGGATCGGGAATTGCTTTTGATAATCTGACTTTGGATCATTACAAAGAGCTGTTATCTTGGGGATCGGTGAGTATGAAGGCCATCGGGAACAGTCTGGGATTATCCCTCGCGGCTTCAACGGTCGCTGTTATTATCGGTACGGGGTTTGCACTGGCGATCGGCCGATCATCTTCATTCATGCAGCGTGTGATTGACTTGTTCAGTCTATTGCCTAATACGGTGCCGGGTATCGTGATGGTCGTGGGTCTGATTCTGTTCTGGAACTCACCCTGGATGCCAGTCACGTTGTATAACACCTACGGCATGGTTGTGCTCACGTACGTTGTGCTCTTCTTGCCTTACACCGTGCAGTATGTAAAATCGAGCTTTACCCAGATTGACGGAACGTTGTTCCAGGCTGGGCAAGTATTTGGCGGGAAGCCGCTGTATATTCTGCGGCGAATCCTGATCCCGCTGATCCTGCCCGGCATGCTGGCGGGTTGGATGATGACCTTTACGATTGCTACCCGGGAGCTGGTAGGTTCGTTATTGATTCTTCCGCCGTCGATGCAGACGTCGGCTACGTATATTTTTGCCCAGTTTGAACAAGGTCAGGTATCACTGGGAATGGCGATGGCCGTGGTGACTGTAGGTATGACGGTGCTGATGCTGCTTGGAATCGAACTGCTGAATTCAAAGAGAAAGTGGAATGCATCATGA
- a CDS encoding MBL fold metallo-hydrolase — translation MIKLNIWGGAGEHGRSAYLLSGSNVRLLLDCGVKKEGTGEYPLIEPEIVPQLDAVLLSHAHEDHSVAIPLLYKMGYQGEVWTTRETRAQLRTYFANWRRFAERVGEKLPYDEADEQAIRYRYLEDEVVSQNWFEPIPEVKVMWGRSGHLAGSVWFGLEVEAKRIFYSGDYTSESMLLQEDCPAEAFWQKSMLRENPVSDAPSSERWGTEQLIVINSGQKAGEFITSQDQTSVASEASSRTLVSMEIPMKQGNFTSNVAAGAVRAGRANVADAAPISSVGLVDLAIIDAAYGTDQDAQADKLEQLERAIRQTIAQGGKVLLPMPVVGRGQEIILWAQQQFPAIPIVVEQGLVEGMKQLMHVPYWLREKGEHVIGSSLKDKIDGFLTGRGWELPTTTQEREQLLEHHAASLWFIPDGMMQSSLARWYYSQLSDKEENLILLTGHVAHGTFADKLLRVPDKYGACEVRKIRYKVHQGWKDVERMLHQVPARHTVLVHAGRAETDRLREGLLRNSPSPGTVIHSLSAGDELYV, via the coding sequence ATGATCAAACTGAACATATGGGGCGGTGCAGGGGAACATGGACGTTCCGCCTATCTCCTGAGTGGGAGCAATGTTCGTCTTTTGCTGGATTGCGGTGTGAAAAAAGAAGGTACGGGCGAGTATCCGCTGATTGAACCGGAGATTGTCCCGCAACTGGACGCAGTCCTGTTGTCCCACGCCCATGAGGATCATTCGGTCGCCATCCCTTTGCTGTATAAGATGGGCTACCAGGGTGAAGTGTGGACGACGAGAGAGACGAGGGCGCAGCTGCGTACATATTTTGCCAACTGGCGAAGGTTTGCAGAACGTGTCGGAGAGAAACTCCCTTACGATGAAGCAGATGAGCAAGCTATTCGTTATCGGTATCTGGAAGATGAGGTTGTATCCCAAAACTGGTTCGAACCCATTCCCGAAGTAAAAGTGATGTGGGGCCGGAGTGGACATCTGGCTGGATCCGTGTGGTTTGGGCTTGAAGTGGAAGCTAAGCGGATTTTCTATTCCGGGGACTACACGTCCGAGTCGATGCTTTTACAGGAGGATTGTCCAGCGGAGGCGTTCTGGCAGAAAAGCATGCTTCGTGAGAATCCTGTGTCCGATGCTCCGAGCAGCGAGCGGTGGGGTACGGAGCAACTAATCGTTATAAACAGTGGGCAAAAGGCTGGAGAATTCATAACGTCACAAGATCAGACATCTGTTGCATCAGAAGCGTCGTCAAGAACACTTGTATCCATGGAGATACCCATGAAGCAGGGGAATTTCACATCCAACGTAGCAGCTGGAGCAGTCAGAGCAGGCAGAGCAAACGTAGCAGACGCTGCGCCAATATCTTCCGTCGGGCTGGTAGATCTGGCGATCATTGATGCGGCCTACGGTACGGACCAAGATGCACAGGCTGACAAACTGGAACAGCTTGAACGAGCCATTCGCCAGACGATTGCTCAAGGTGGAAAGGTGCTCTTACCTATGCCTGTCGTAGGGCGTGGACAGGAGATCATACTGTGGGCACAGCAACAATTCCCGGCTATCCCAATCGTAGTGGAACAAGGGCTGGTGGAAGGGATGAAGCAGCTTATGCATGTTCCGTATTGGTTGAGGGAGAAGGGAGAGCATGTCATTGGAAGTTCGTTGAAAGACAAAATTGATGGCTTTCTGACCGGACGAGGATGGGAGCTGCCTACAACCACCCAAGAGCGGGAACAACTGTTGGAACATCATGCTGCTTCGCTATGGTTTATTCCGGACGGTATGATGCAGTCCTCGCTTGCCCGTTGGTACTATAGTCAATTATCGGACAAGGAGGAGAATCTGATTCTGCTCACCGGGCATGTTGCTCATGGTACATTTGCTGATAAGCTGCTACGGGTTCCTGACAAGTATGGAGCATGTGAGGTGCGGAAAATACGTTATAAAGTTCATCAGGGCTGGAAGGATGTTGAACGGATGCTGCATCAGGTTCCAGCAAGGCATACGGTTCTTGTGCATGCTGGCCGGGCAGAGACGGACCGATTAAGAGAAGGTTTGCTCAGAAATAGCCCGTCACCGGGAACAGTTATACATTCACTGTCTGCTGGTGACGAGCTATATGTGTGA
- a CDS encoding N-acetylmuramoyl-L-alanine amidase family protein, with protein MKKTILLLFLSLFLLVLLPNQGNAAASTSKIFMDGEELVLPSDVQVTIINKNVMIPIRVVAENLKFKVDWNQQARTVKIQQDQQTISLTVDQKQAMVADKQVTLNTAPQILNKTLVVPIRFVSEQMGLKVRWNNQDKIVYLTNTSKGPAIEPGNSSGKGDSSSTAQVTDIQFANNQLVLSTDGAVQPVVTTLKYPDRLVVDLPGATFGDISQPLDQGFNGKLDVSGYPNVTEVRYSLFKRDPAQVRIVVELNNVKDVQYSHNVIADKLIIDLNVAGDNVTPAPVTPVGDSGRKVVVIDPGHGGSDPGTISITNKPEKEYNLALAHKVQALLLNEPNIELVMTREGDTYPTRPERVQLANQLNADVFVSIHGNSVKSAPQATGTETYYYQRSNSKELATIIHQRLVEAMGLRDRGVKNGNLEVIRDTTMPAVLLEVGFLSNVLDEELMSSEVVQTKAAQAIADGIKEYLGL; from the coding sequence ATGAAGAAAACCATTTTACTACTGTTTTTGAGTCTATTCTTACTCGTTTTGCTCCCTAATCAGGGAAATGCCGCTGCAAGCACGTCGAAAATCTTTATGGATGGAGAGGAATTAGTCCTCCCAAGTGATGTACAGGTGACGATTATCAATAAAAACGTGATGATCCCGATTCGTGTCGTTGCCGAAAATTTGAAATTCAAAGTCGATTGGAACCAACAAGCACGCACTGTAAAAATTCAGCAAGATCAACAGACGATCTCCCTAACCGTCGATCAAAAGCAAGCCATGGTTGCTGACAAACAAGTCACTTTGAACACAGCACCGCAGATTTTGAATAAAACGCTGGTGGTTCCCATTCGATTTGTCAGTGAACAAATGGGGCTTAAGGTAAGATGGAACAATCAAGACAAGATCGTATACTTAACAAACACCAGCAAGGGACCTGCTATCGAACCAGGCAACAGTTCTGGAAAAGGGGATTCAAGCTCTACCGCTCAGGTTACCGATATCCAATTTGCCAACAATCAGCTCGTTTTATCCACCGATGGGGCCGTTCAGCCGGTAGTAACAACCCTCAAATACCCTGATCGTTTGGTTGTGGACTTGCCCGGAGCCACCTTTGGTGATATCTCCCAACCGCTGGATCAAGGGTTCAATGGCAAGCTGGATGTGAGTGGTTATCCCAATGTAACGGAAGTGAGATATTCGCTTTTCAAACGAGATCCGGCGCAAGTTCGAATTGTTGTAGAATTGAATAATGTGAAGGATGTCCAGTACAGCCACAATGTGATTGCCGACAAACTGATTATTGATCTGAATGTTGCGGGTGACAATGTCACACCTGCTCCAGTCACTCCAGTAGGCGACTCAGGACGCAAGGTTGTGGTCATCGATCCAGGACACGGTGGCAGTGATCCAGGGACGATTAGCATCACGAACAAACCCGAGAAGGAATACAATCTGGCATTAGCTCACAAAGTACAAGCCCTGTTGCTCAATGAACCCAATATCGAATTGGTGATGACTCGTGAAGGTGATACTTATCCAACTCGCCCTGAGCGTGTTCAACTCGCCAATCAATTAAATGCGGATGTATTCGTATCTATCCACGGCAATAGTGTGAAGTCTGCCCCCCAAGCCACAGGTACGGAGACATACTACTATCAACGCAGTAATAGCAAAGAATTAGCCACTATCATTCATCAACGTTTGGTGGAAGCCATGGGTCTCAGAGATCGTGGTGTGAAAAATGGCAACTTGGAAGTAATCCGAGACACGACCATGCCTGCAGTGCTTTTGGAAGTGGGATTCTTGAGTAATGTACTCGACGAAGAACTGATGTCGTCCGAAGTTGTTCAGACGAAAGCCGCTCAAGCGATAGCCGATGGAATCAAGGAGTATTTGGGCCTGTAA
- a CDS encoding GerMN domain-containing protein translates to MNKKLGWALILSCLILIGVGCAQKPVSQSGSNEPAVQGGQVQAPNPSETELDLGTMNTQVVDVYLADSQVLELEKTEQEIEYKDDSEKYEKTFVALQTNNDSKLVSLWEQVELLSIQYAEGTVTLDVHIPAEANLGTSGELLALEALTTTMFQFDEVNSLDILVDGEAVDSLMGHAELEHPIHREP, encoded by the coding sequence TTGAATAAGAAGCTAGGTTGGGCACTTATATTATCATGCTTGATCCTTATCGGAGTTGGATGTGCCCAGAAGCCAGTGAGCCAATCCGGTTCGAATGAACCTGCTGTTCAGGGAGGACAGGTGCAGGCACCAAACCCATCCGAAACGGAGTTGGATCTGGGCACAATGAATACACAAGTTGTCGATGTATATTTGGCAGACTCTCAGGTACTTGAGCTAGAGAAAACAGAGCAGGAAATTGAGTACAAGGATGACTCCGAAAAATATGAAAAAACATTTGTAGCGTTGCAAACGAACAACGATTCAAAGCTTGTTTCCCTCTGGGAGCAGGTGGAATTGCTCTCTATCCAATATGCTGAGGGTACAGTGACTTTGGATGTTCATATCCCCGCTGAAGCCAATCTCGGTACCAGCGGAGAATTGCTCGCATTGGAAGCTTTAACAACAACGATGTTTCAATTTGATGAAGTGAACAGCCTGGATATACTGGTGGATGGTGAAGCCGTTGATAGTTTGATGGGTCATGCCGAACTGGAGCACCCCATTCATCGCGAACCCTAA
- a CDS encoding ABC transporter ATP-binding protein, which yields MKLEITGIQKSFNQTPALLPTDLTLEHGKFTTLLGPSGCGKTTLLRMLAGLEQPDAGEIRADGQCIYSSAKRIDIPTHKRNLGMVFQDFALWPHMTVYENVAFGLKAGKQKSDLRQKVNEALGMVRLQGMEDRYPHQLSGGQQQRVAFARAVAVRPGVILFDEPLSALDAVLREEMRIEMMSLVRDMGLTALYVTHDQIEAMSMSDEIVVMQKGRILQKGSPETIYSAPSNPYVASFIGKSNWLTPNQSMVRPEHVTWNKTGHDDLCYPGTVLSVSYVGERYEVRVQMEGLGVWTAYMNQRVRVGERVQLYVTPERICRMDGYDHPSMKQNEAIAVAY from the coding sequence ATGAAATTAGAGATAACTGGAATTCAAAAATCATTTAATCAAACACCCGCACTGCTGCCAACAGATCTAACGCTTGAACATGGAAAGTTCACGACCCTACTCGGCCCATCGGGCTGTGGCAAAACAACACTGCTGCGCATGTTGGCCGGGCTGGAACAGCCTGACGCGGGGGAGATTCGTGCAGATGGTCAGTGTATCTACTCTTCGGCGAAGCGGATTGATATACCAACACACAAGCGTAATCTGGGCATGGTGTTTCAAGATTTTGCATTATGGCCGCATATGACCGTATACGAAAATGTAGCGTTTGGCCTGAAGGCCGGAAAACAGAAATCTGATCTGCGGCAAAAGGTGAACGAAGCGCTTGGCATGGTTCGCCTGCAAGGCATGGAAGACCGATATCCTCATCAGCTGTCTGGTGGACAGCAGCAACGGGTTGCTTTTGCCAGAGCCGTAGCGGTTAGACCTGGTGTGATCCTGTTCGATGAGCCACTGAGTGCACTGGATGCTGTACTCCGGGAAGAGATGCGGATTGAGATGATGTCACTGGTTCGGGACATGGGATTGACTGCGCTGTACGTCACACATGATCAGATCGAAGCGATGTCGATGTCGGATGAGATTGTGGTGATGCAGAAGGGGCGGATATTGCAAAAAGGAAGCCCGGAAACGATTTACTCGGCGCCAAGTAATCCGTATGTCGCTTCGTTTATCGGAAAGTCCAACTGGCTCACGCCTAATCAATCGATGGTGCGTCCAGAGCATGTCACCTGGAACAAAACAGGCCATGACGATCTGTGTTATCCGGGGACGGTACTTAGTGTCAGCTATGTAGGTGAGCGTTATGAAGTACGAGTGCAGATGGAAGGGCTGGGCGTATGGACAGCCTATATGAACCAAAGAGTGCGCGTAGGGGAGCGGGTGCAGCTCTATGTAACCCCTGAGCGGATATGTCGAATGGACGGTTATGACCACCCGAGTATGAAGCAGAACGAAGCGATCGCAGTGGCATATTAA